A stretch of Geomonas oryzisoli DNA encodes these proteins:
- the thpR gene encoding RNA 2',3'-cyclic phosphodiesterase, whose translation MARLFIAVELPGDIKAALSSFRDEIPGLRWVPPDQIHLTLRFLGDVLPQTCAMLKKNLAAVSFTPFPLTLRGVGHFPPHGHPRVLWVGLEESRALLSLQQQVEAAVVGAGIVPEERGFSPHITLARIKENASSAVARFESVHRALSFPPFNVEEFILFSSVLTPKGAMHRIEETYRCG comes from the coding sequence GTGGCCAGACTGTTCATAGCCGTTGAATTACCTGGCGATATAAAAGCCGCTCTGTCATCCTTCCGCGACGAGATCCCCGGCCTGCGCTGGGTGCCGCCCGATCAGATCCACCTGACCCTGCGCTTTCTGGGGGACGTCCTCCCCCAGACCTGTGCCATGCTGAAAAAGAACCTCGCTGCTGTCAGCTTCACTCCCTTCCCGCTCACCCTGCGCGGCGTGGGGCACTTCCCGCCGCACGGTCACCCGAGGGTGCTCTGGGTCGGCCTGGAGGAATCCCGGGCGCTCCTCTCCCTGCAGCAGCAGGTGGAAGCCGCCGTGGTCGGCGCCGGCATCGTCCCCGAAGAGCGCGGCTTCTCCCCTCACATCACCCTGGCCCGCATCAAGGAGAACGCGTCGTCCGCCGTGGCGCGCTTCGAGTCGGTGCACCGGGCTCTCAGCTTCCCCCCTTTCAACGTCGAAGAGTTCATCCTCTTCTCCAGTGTTCTTACCCCGAAGGGCGCGATGCACCGCATCGAAGAAACCTACCGCTGCGGCTGA
- the serS gene encoding serine--tRNA ligase → MLDARYLRENLETVEARLKTRGEGVNIARFKELDGSRRELLQQSETLKALRNKVTEEIARLQDKSQGAEMKAQMREVSQQIKGIDEQLKGVEEELQGFLLTVPNIPNETTPVGKSEADNVVVRLEGNIPSLSFEPKPHWEIGENLNILDFERGAKLTGARFTLYKGLGARLERALINFMLDLHIDEHKYIEMLPPFMVNRDSMTGTGQLPKFEEDLFHLEGVDFFLIPTAEVPVTNIHRGEILKGSDLPISYCAYTPCFRKEAGSYGKDTRGLIRQHQFNKVELVKFTTPEESYQELQKLLGNAEEVLRRLQIPYRVVELCTGDIGFSAAKTFDIEVWLPGQNCYREISSCSCFEDFQARRAGIRFRPDEKAKPEFVHTLNGSGLAVGRTVVAVLENYQQADGSVLIPEVLRPYMGGAERIS, encoded by the coding sequence ATGCTCGACGCTAGATACTTACGCGAAAATCTGGAGACTGTGGAAGCCCGGTTGAAGACCAGGGGCGAAGGCGTCAATATCGCCCGCTTCAAGGAACTCGACGGCTCCCGTCGCGAGCTGCTTCAGCAGAGCGAGACGCTCAAAGCGTTGCGCAACAAGGTCACCGAAGAGATCGCCCGCCTGCAGGACAAGAGTCAGGGCGCCGAAATGAAGGCGCAGATGCGCGAGGTCTCCCAGCAGATCAAGGGGATCGACGAGCAGCTGAAGGGCGTGGAAGAGGAGCTGCAGGGATTCCTGCTGACCGTTCCCAATATCCCCAACGAGACGACCCCGGTGGGTAAGTCCGAAGCGGATAACGTGGTGGTCCGCCTGGAAGGGAACATCCCCAGCCTCTCGTTCGAGCCGAAACCGCACTGGGAGATCGGCGAGAACCTCAACATCCTCGATTTCGAGCGCGGCGCGAAGCTCACCGGCGCGCGTTTCACCCTGTACAAAGGGCTCGGTGCGAGGCTGGAAAGAGCGCTGATCAACTTCATGCTCGACCTCCATATCGACGAGCATAAATATATTGAAATGCTGCCGCCCTTTATGGTAAACAGGGACAGCATGACCGGTACGGGCCAACTGCCCAAGTTCGAGGAAGATCTCTTCCACCTGGAAGGGGTCGATTTTTTTCTCATCCCCACGGCAGAGGTTCCGGTAACCAACATTCATCGCGGCGAGATCCTGAAAGGATCGGACCTGCCGATTTCATACTGCGCCTACACTCCCTGCTTCCGGAAGGAGGCGGGTTCTTACGGCAAGGACACGCGCGGCCTGATCAGGCAGCACCAGTTCAACAAGGTCGAGCTGGTCAAGTTCACCACCCCCGAGGAATCCTACCAGGAGCTGCAGAAGCTGCTCGGCAACGCCGAGGAGGTGCTGCGCAGGTTGCAGATACCTTACCGGGTCGTCGAGCTTTGCACCGGTGACATCGGTTTTTCGGCCGCCAAGACCTTCGACATCGAGGTCTGGTTGCCGGGCCAGAACTGCTACCGGGAGATATCCTCCTGCAGCTGTTTCGAAGATTTTCAGGCGCGTCGGGCCGGGATTCGTTTCCGCCCGGACGAGAAGGCAAAGCCGGAATTTGTCCACACGCTGAACGGCTCGGGTCTCGCAGTCGGCAGAACCGTGGTAGCGGTGCTGGAGAACTACCAGCAGGCGGACGGTTCGGTGCTGATCCCCGAGGTGCTCAGGCCCTACATGGGCGGGGCGGAGCGTATCAGCTAG
- a CDS encoding flagellin translates to MSTSDISLTAGMRTNLLNLQQTSQLLNRTQQRLSSGKQVNSALDNPTNYFAAQNANQRASDLSDRKDGMSEAVQTVGATNAGITAITGLINAAKGIAQSALSTSDTSTRSKLATQYDTIRSQIDNISSDSGYRGLNLLSATNTLTVNFNEDASSSLDVVGFLANSTGLSLSSASGAWATNSDITTDTANMDTAISTLRTNTQTLAANLNIITTRQSFTDAMVNTLQTGADNLTLADMNQEGANMLMLQTRQSLGTTSLSMSSQAAQSVLKLF, encoded by the coding sequence ATGTCGACCAGCGATATCTCTTTAACAGCAGGAATGAGGACCAACCTCCTCAATCTCCAACAGACCAGCCAGCTCCTGAACAGGACCCAGCAGAGGCTCTCTTCGGGCAAGCAGGTCAACAGCGCACTGGACAACCCGACGAACTACTTTGCAGCGCAGAACGCGAACCAGCGCGCCAGCGACCTGTCCGACCGTAAGGACGGCATGTCGGAGGCGGTGCAGACGGTTGGCGCTACCAACGCGGGCATCACGGCCATCACCGGCCTGATCAACGCCGCCAAAGGTATCGCGCAGTCCGCTCTCTCCACCAGCGACACCTCGACCAGGTCCAAACTGGCCACCCAGTACGACACCATCCGGAGCCAGATCGACAACATCTCGTCCGACTCCGGCTACCGCGGTCTGAACCTGCTGAGCGCGACCAACACGCTGACCGTAAACTTCAACGAAGACGCAAGCTCCAGCCTCGACGTCGTCGGCTTCCTGGCCAACTCCACCGGTCTGAGCCTCTCCAGCGCCAGCGGCGCCTGGGCTACCAACTCGGACATCACCACCGACACGGCGAACATGGACACCGCGATCTCCACGTTGAGAACCAACACCCAAACCCTGGCGGCGAACCTGAACATCATCACCACCCGCCAGAGCTTCACCGATGCCATGGTGAACACGCTGCAAACCGGCGCCGACAACCTGACTCTGGCCGATATGAACCAGGAAGGCGCCAACATGCTGATGCTGCAGACTCGTCAGAGCTTGGGCACCACCTCGCTCTCGATGTCTTCGCAGGCAGCTCAGTCCGTACTCAAGCTGTTCTAA
- a CDS encoding DUF2155 domain-containing protein, translating to MKRLMKLTVLSLIAIGFAAGCNEKEKTEQTAAAPKVAEAPSTVVVPDQVKGKWKAVQIQVADKNAHLKKVYTLKIGSDFHLPGSDLTLNVETFFPHFVMEGTTLTSQSNDLVNPAAQLVIREKGKEIYKGWLFSLYPTTHAFQHPQYGFTLVDYLPAS from the coding sequence GTGAAGCGGTTGATGAAACTCACGGTTTTGTCTCTGATCGCTATCGGGTTCGCAGCAGGGTGCAACGAAAAGGAAAAGACGGAGCAGACGGCAGCCGCACCGAAGGTGGCCGAGGCTCCCTCCACGGTAGTGGTACCGGACCAGGTGAAGGGGAAGTGGAAGGCGGTGCAGATCCAGGTCGCCGACAAGAACGCCCACCTGAAGAAGGTCTACACGCTGAAGATAGGCTCGGATTTTCATCTTCCCGGGTCGGATCTGACGCTCAACGTGGAAACCTTTTTCCCGCACTTCGTGATGGAAGGCACCACCCTCACTTCCCAGTCGAACGACCTGGTCAATCCAGCGGCACAGCTGGTGATCCGGGAGAAGGGGAAGGAGATTTACAAGGGGTGGCTGTTTTCGCTCTACCCTACCACGCATGCGTTTCAGCATCCGCAGTACGGTTTCACCCTGGTCGA